In Vigna unguiculata cultivar IT97K-499-35 chromosome 3, ASM411807v1, whole genome shotgun sequence, a single genomic region encodes these proteins:
- the LOC114179322 gene encoding NDR1/HIN1-like protein 12: protein MAKTMPKFKGKLVMGANGRTNPLVWLVAIICTVIAVAVVVVGIVVFIGYMVIHPRVPVISVTNARLDLLRNDYAGLLQTQLTIVVTAKNGNAKAHATFSDITFNISFQGQDIAVLVADPFEVPKNSSKDLSYVVQSSSIPLSPDQMELVGDAWKKNEIEFDFKGAARTQWRVGPLGSLKFLCHLDCDLKFRPLNGTYIPSRCTSKSH from the coding sequence ATGGCCAAAACCATGCCCAAGTTCAAGGGGAAACTGGTGATGGGTGCAAATGGCCGCACCAACCCTTTGGTGTGGCTGGTGGCGATTATCTGCACCGTGATAGCGGTGGCAGTGGTAGTTGTAGGCATCGTAGTGTTCATCGGGTACATGGTGATCCACCCTAGAGTGCCTGTGATCAGTGTCACCAATGCTCGCCTTGACCTTCTTAGAAATGACTATGCTGGTTTGCTCCAAACTCAACTCACCATTGTTGTGACTGCAAAAAATGGGAATGCGAAGGCTCATGCAACCTTCTCCGACATCACCTTCAACATCAGCTTCCAAGGGCAGGACATAGCTGTCCTTGTTGCAGACCCTTTTGAGGTGCCCAAGAACAGCTCCAAGGACCTCAGCTACGTTGTTCAGTCATCATCCATACCCTTGAGTCCTGATCAGATGGAACTAGTGGGTGATGCGTGGAAAAAGAATGAGATTGAGTTTGATTTCAAAGGGGCTGCAAGGACCCAGTGGAGGGTAGGTCCTTTAGGGTCTCTTAAGTTCTTGTGCCATCTAGATTGTGACCTAAAGTTCCGACCTTTGAATGGGACTTACATACCCTCCCGCTGCACCTCCAAGTCACATTGA